From Triplophysa dalaica isolate WHDGS20190420 chromosome 24, ASM1584641v1, whole genome shotgun sequence:
tgttttatattatcgTGATGAAcagattatttaaattttattttacttctaTATAATCCAAGTGACTTTAATGCTACTGATACGTGTTTATAAGATGaatttaaatgcacttttatacacaaacaaaggggatttttatttcattgactTTTGTTCACAAATTCATGAGTGTATTTTaagaatttagtttaatttaagtATTAATTTGATAAATGTAAGTCGAACACCATCCATTTCGGTCTGTTTCTGTCAGCTGTGAGTGTTGTGTTGTACGGCGAGCGCTTGGGTCTGCTGTTAGACTACATCGATCCAGATGCCCAGCACTTCATTGACTGTATCACCCAAATGTTCAAGACCACCTCCCCAATGCTATATCTTCCCCCGGCTCTGCTCCGTCGCCTGGGGGCAAAAATCTGGAAGGACCACATAGATGCTTGGGACGGAATCTTTAACCAGGGTAAAACAGCATTAGATTTGTACAGAATTCAACGATCATTTATTTGAACAGAAAAATACAGTATCTGTGAAGTACCCAGTTGGAATACTCAGTAATTTACCGTATCTCTGATTTCTTTGATAAAACAGCGGACATATGCATCCAGAACATCTACAGGCAGCTGAGGAAAGCTCCTGAAGCCAATGGGAAGTACCCGGGTGTGCTGGCAAGCCTTCTAATGCTAGACAAGTTGTCCATCGAGGACATCAAAGCAAGCGTCACAGAGCTGATGGCTGGAGGGGTGGATACTGTATGCCAAATCATCAATCACcaatattttcataataacTGATAGCTGATATTTGTGAGTAATTCTGAGACCTGTCTGTTTGTCAGACATCTATAACACTGCTGTGGACGCTATATGAGTTGGCTCGTCACCCAGACCTCCAGGAGGAGATCCGGGCAGAGATCTCGGCTGCTCGTGTGGCCTCTAGGGGAGACATGGTGCAGATGCTCAAGATGGTTCCTTTGCTTAAAGGAGCCCTGAAGGAAACTCTGAGGTAGTTAatcactttatttaatattttaattgtttatttgttgataaataattacataacatttttttgagGTTACATCCTGTTGCAGTAAGCTTACAAAGATACATCACTGAGGATATTGTCATTCAGAATTACCATATCCCAGCTGGGGTGAGTTTGACCCCAACACTGATGACTACATTgatactttacattttattgataaattgcattgttatttatttttgggctGTTTGCATGTGTTCTGTACTGATCAGACATTGGTACAGCTGGGTCTCTACGCTATGGGTCGTGATCATCGGGTTTTCACACATCCGGATCAGTACCGGCCCTCTCGCTGGCTCAGAAGTGAAAGCCACTACTTTAAGAGTCTGGGATTTGGGTTCGGCCCACGCCAGTGCCTGGGTCGCAGGATAGCTGAAACAGAGATGCAGCTTTTCCTCATtcatgtatgtttattttgatcTCTTTGAAACCATCAATTCACAATGTATTGGTGTTATTAAACCTAGATTATCGacctgattttttatttttagggaaACTTTTGATTGTTTCGTTTTGAAATTTGGTAGGCTTATAGATATGGTAAGGAACAGCCTATGACATCACCATTTTATAGGAATTTTCAGTAAATGCACTGAGAAAACTAACCTGCTCCAGTCTCTCGTGGTCTACCCCAAGGTTCAGTTCTCTGCCCTTTTCTTTTTCTGATTTGTTTCCTCTTTGGCAGACTTAAGTTAATTGCTTTACCAGTGATATACAAATCTGTATCTGTAACAGCACAATGTTTCCACTTTTCTTTATATACGATTAGTCACTAGATTTTATCTTCTTTGCTCTCTTTTGTATGTGTGCAGATGCTGGAGAACTTTAGGTTTGAGAAGCAGAGACAGGTGGAGGTGAGGAGCACGTTTGAGTTGATCATTCTCCCTGAGAAGCCCATCATGCTAACAGTCAAACCACTGCACAGAAACACATAGGATAACTGCAAACAGGACATGACATCACTGGAACGCTGACCTTACACTAGATACACTCAGCATTCAGTAAAAATTTGGactgaatatatttattttattatgatacTGGCCATTTGATCTCAAGACATGTAATCTAAATTCATTTTGGAGAccaatttatttctgaaatgaaaatctgAACTTGGAATGGACACTAACAAGATTtgttaaaaatactaaatacgGCAATACCTAtaactataataaaaatgataggGTGTGTCCAATATTTTGATTAGTACTTTACGTTATGTGTCCTttagtaaatatattaaaatattgatagtGTTTAATAAGGAGGTAGAAAATTCTGAAATTAAGATAGCATTGATAAATAAGTACatgagatatttttattttcatacactttattattagaaaaaaaacatataacttTCTAATCAATTGCTTTTGAATTCAGTCATGAGGTTTGTGGTTATTTCAGAGGGTCCAGTTGTCCATGTCGAACCCGCCCCAACACAGAATCAGTCACACTTTTCTATTAGACCATTACAAAAGTTACAAAAGTTAAATTACTCTACATTATGcaattattgtattgtattctatgtaatgcatttatgaatgtgtcaaacatatacaaaaatatGCTTACATAACTCACCACAGGCAGGTCATGAAGAACCATAGTTGATGTTCTAGCAAATCCATGTTCATATTCACTTAGTCTAGTCAACATGTCTTGTTTCTCTTTACCCCATTGTCTGGAGTTCTCCTTCAGCTGAAATGAACATGACCACAGGATAAGCATATTCCTACCATTGGTtctacaaacaaacagatgctTTTGAGGTTGTGCTGAACTTATTTTTAGTGACGTTCATGCTACAGCATGGAATGGTGCTACTATTTTCTGGAATACTTCAAAAACTCATCAAAGCTTTGCTTGTGTCCTGTCTCTGGACAGGTGTGGTTTCTATGTGGTTTCTATGAGTAaagctaataaaataatttaagtttGAATATTTCTTGTCAGTGTGTTATATATAAtactttacattattaaaat
This genomic window contains:
- the LOC130414250 gene encoding cholesterol side-chain cleavage enzyme, mitochondrial, coding for MARWSLSGRSGQFLSTLKELPQARSNHSSVPAVKEALYQRDNSTVRPFNEIPGLWKNSLANLYTFWRMDGFRNIHRIMVHNFNIFGPIYREKIGYYDSVNIIKPEDAAILFKAEGHYPKRLRVEAWTSYRDYRNRKYGVLLKDGEDWKHNRIILNREVISPKVQGNFVPLLDEVGQDFVARVYKKIERSGKNEWTTDLSHELFKYALESVSVVLYGERLGLLLDYIDPDAQHFIDCITQMFKTTSPMLYLPPALLRRLGAKIWKDHIDAWDGIFNQADICIQNIYRQLRKAPEANGKYPGVLASLLMLDKLSIEDIKASVTELMAGGVDTTSITLLWTLYELARHPDLQEEIRAEISAARVASRGDMVQMLKMVPLLKGALKETLRLHPVAVSLQRYITEDIVIQNYHIPAGTLVQLGLYAMGRDHRVFTHPDQYRPSRWLRSESHYFKSLGFGFGPRQCLGRRIAETEMQLFLIHMLENFRFEKQRQVEVRSTFELIILPEKPIMLTVKPLHRNT